One part of the Anaerolineales bacterium genome encodes these proteins:
- the rpsB gene encoding 30S ribosomal protein S2, which produces MAPIDMKALLEAGVHFGHRTQKWDPRMKPYIFTERNGIHIIDLQQTVKALEEAYKLVREAVADGKSVLFVGTKRQAVETIEAEAQRAGMPYVTVRWLGGMLTNWSTMRQRVSELEGLERMAQQAPAEGESSKLKLTKREMLTNSRKAEKLQERFGGIRNMNRVPDLLFVVDVNREETAVREANILGIPVVGLVDTNCNPGVIDYVIPSNDDAIRAIKLMVSYMADAALEGRSLRQDKQEIETAKVETKTAAPRRRAEDGPVEELTDEALLGQATLAKVAEEQAKETAEAAAKAAKDAEKAAAATDPAAAAAKPAAKKPAGAPAAKTRKPKLKKSDLQGTGEEEVTE; this is translated from the coding sequence ATGGCCCCCATTGATATGAAGGCCCTTCTCGAAGCGGGCGTGCACTTCGGGCACCGCACCCAGAAATGGGACCCGCGCATGAAGCCGTACATCTTCACCGAACGTAACGGCATCCACATCATTGACCTGCAGCAAACCGTAAAAGCGCTGGAAGAAGCCTACAAGCTGGTGCGCGAAGCCGTCGCCGACGGCAAGAGCGTGCTCTTCGTTGGTACCAAGCGCCAGGCCGTGGAAACCATTGAGGCCGAGGCGCAGCGCGCCGGCATGCCCTACGTCACCGTGCGCTGGCTGGGTGGCATGCTCACCAACTGGAGCACCATGCGCCAGCGCGTGAGCGAGCTCGAAGGCCTGGAGCGCATGGCCCAGCAGGCCCCCGCCGAGGGCGAGAGCAGCAAGCTCAAGCTCACCAAGCGTGAAATGCTCACCAACTCCCGCAAGGCCGAGAAACTGCAAGAGCGCTTTGGCGGTATCCGCAACATGAACCGCGTGCCTGACCTGTTGTTTGTAGTTGATGTCAACCGCGAAGAGACCGCCGTGCGCGAGGCCAATATCCTCGGCATTCCCGTTGTGGGCCTCGTGGACACCAACTGCAACCCCGGCGTGATTGACTACGTCATCCCTTCCAATGATGATGCCATCCGCGCCATCAAGCTTATGGTGTCCTATATGGCTGACGCCGCGCTGGAAGGCCGCTCCCTGCGCCAGGACAAGCAGGAAATCGAAACCGCCAAGGTGGAGACCAAGACGGCTGCCCCGCGCCGCCGCGCCGAAGATGGCCCGGTGGAAGAGCTGACCGACGAGGCTCTGCTCGGCCAGGCCACCCTGGCCAAGGTGGCTGAAGAGCAGGCCAAGGAAACCGCTGAGGCGGCTGCCAAGGCTGCCAAAGATGCTGAAAAAGCTGCAGCAGCAACTGACCCGGCCGCTGCCGCTGCCAAACCTGCCGCCAAGAAGCCTGCCGGCGCTCCCGCCGCCAAGACTCGCAAACCGAAACTGAAGAAGTCTGACCTGCAAGGGACAGGCGAGGAAGAAGTAACCGAATAA
- a CDS encoding DsbA family protein — protein MDRSARQARLERRRGAERRGQMKWVLYIGIVAVVIAGMLIYASRVRSAPERTYLQPNGLSLGDPNAPVQMVEYADFQCPHCYNVYLGAEDELIETYIDTGLVHFTYRPVGFLGPESDSSAAAAFCAAEQNQFWPYHDTLFANFSHSNAGGYSQSRLVSMADSVGMDVAAFEQCMNDGTGMAGMQAAVNEARANGVNGTPAFIINGTLLGGSQTFEQLSVAIDAALAASGN, from the coding sequence ATGGACAGAAGTGCCCGCCAAGCCCGCTTGGAACGCCGCCGCGGCGCCGAACGCCGTGGCCAGATGAAGTGGGTTCTTTACATCGGCATTGTAGCCGTGGTGATCGCCGGCATGCTGATCTACGCCAGCCGCGTGCGCAGCGCCCCCGAACGCACCTATCTGCAGCCCAATGGCCTCAGCCTGGGCGACCCCAATGCCCCGGTGCAAATGGTTGAATACGCAGACTTTCAGTGCCCGCACTGTTACAACGTATACCTGGGCGCTGAAGATGAACTGATCGAGACCTATATCGACACCGGCCTGGTGCACTTCACCTACCGCCCGGTCGGCTTCCTCGGCCCCGAGTCGGACTCCTCGGCCGCAGCCGCCTTCTGCGCGGCTGAGCAGAATCAATTCTGGCCTTATCACGACACATTGTTCGCCAACTTCTCGCACAGCAACGCTGGCGGCTATTCCCAGAGCCGCCTGGTATCCATGGCGGATAGCGTGGGCATGGATGTGGCCGCTTTTGAGCAGTGCATGAATGATGGTACCGGCATGGCCGGCATGCAAGCCGCAGTCAACGAAGCGCGTGCCAATGGTGTGAATGGCACGCCCGCCTTCATCATCAATGGCACCCTGCTGGGCGGCTCACAAACCTTTGAGCAGCTTTCAGTGGCCATTGACGCCGCGCTGGCCGCTTCCGGCAACTAG
- a CDS encoding biotin--[acetyl-CoA-carboxylase] ligase, with the protein MNKTEFKEVVSGLPLARPLARAEFYESIGSTNDVVAAWAAEGAAGVCLAAADEQTQGRGRDGRSWHTPPGSALAFSLLLPPPAGFQASQLGRVSGLGALAVSEALGGLGIKAEIKWPNDVLADGKKLCGVLPEAHWAGSQLQAVILGIGINVAAESVPDASQLRFPATSVEQAAGRPVAAAGLLRAVLESLLTWLPRMPQAEFLQAWEQRLAYRNQPVQLHSGPEPVTGILAGLAADGSLRLVVDGAERTYPAGQVQLRPLVDRPGN; encoded by the coding sequence ATGAACAAGACGGAATTTAAGGAGGTGGTCAGCGGCTTGCCGCTGGCGCGGCCACTAGCGCGGGCCGAGTTTTATGAAAGCATAGGCTCGACCAATGACGTAGTGGCGGCCTGGGCGGCCGAGGGGGCGGCGGGCGTATGCCTGGCCGCCGCCGACGAGCAGACCCAGGGCCGCGGGCGGGATGGGCGCAGCTGGCATACCCCGCCGGGCAGCGCCCTGGCCTTTAGCCTGCTGTTGCCGCCGCCCGCCGGCTTTCAGGCCAGCCAGCTGGGCCGGGTATCCGGCCTGGGAGCGCTGGCGGTGAGCGAGGCGCTGGGAGGGCTAGGCATCAAGGCCGAGATCAAGTGGCCCAACGACGTGCTGGCGGATGGCAAAAAGCTGTGCGGGGTGCTGCCCGAGGCCCACTGGGCCGGCAGTCAGCTGCAAGCAGTGATCCTGGGAATTGGCATCAATGTTGCAGCCGAGTCTGTACCGGATGCCAGCCAACTGCGCTTCCCGGCCACCAGCGTGGAGCAGGCCGCCGGCCGGCCTGTGGCCGCCGCGGGCCTGCTGCGAGCAGTGCTGGAGAGCCTGCTGACTTGGCTGCCGCGCATGCCGCAGGCGGAGTTCCTGCAAGCCTGGGAGCAGCGCCTGGCGTACCGGAACCAGCCGGTGCAACTGCACAGCGGGCCGGAGCCGGTGACGGGTATTCTGGCCGGCCTGGCAGCGGACGGCAGCCTGCGCCTGGTGGTGGACGGTGCAGAGCGCACGTACCCAGCCGGGCAGGTGCAGCTGCGGCCCTTGGTTGACAGGCCGGGCAATTAA
- a CDS encoding helix-hairpin-helix domain-containing protein, which translates to MLIPITSATRTPLPTAGPLLVNINTASLQELELLPNIGPSTAQAIVAYRERHGAFNALDELLNVPGIGPKTFEGLQGFIILEDE; encoded by the coding sequence ATGCTGATCCCGATCACATCCGCCACGCGTACACCCTTGCCCACCGCCGGCCCGCTGTTGGTCAACATCAACACCGCCAGCCTGCAGGAGCTTGAGCTGCTGCCCAACATTGGCCCCAGCACCGCCCAGGCCATCGTGGCCTATCGTGAACGCCACGGCGCGTTTAATGCGCTGGATGAATTGCTGAACGTGCCGGGCATTGGCCCCAAGACCTTTGAAGGCCTGCAGGGCTTTATCATCCTTGAAGACGAATGA
- a CDS encoding dCTP deaminase, translating to MGLKPDHWIEKMAREKGMIEPYEPAQVRQGVISYGVSSYGYDIRVADEFKIFTNVHSAVVDPKNFDEKSMVDFRGDVCIVPPNSFALARTVEYFRIPRNVLTICLGKSTYARCGIIVNVTPFEPEWEGFVTLEISNTTPLPAKIYANEGLAQVLFFEADEECRVSYADKKGKYQKQQSIVLPKL from the coding sequence ATGGGACTGAAACCTGACCACTGGATCGAGAAGATGGCCCGCGAGAAGGGCATGATCGAGCCGTACGAGCCCGCCCAGGTGCGCCAGGGCGTCATTTCCTACGGCGTGTCATCCTACGGCTACGACATTCGCGTCGCCGATGAGTTCAAGATCTTCACCAACGTCCACTCCGCCGTGGTGGATCCTAAGAACTTCGACGAAAAATCGATGGTGGATTTCAGGGGCGATGTCTGCATCGTGCCGCCCAACTCTTTCGCCCTGGCGCGCACGGTGGAGTACTTCCGCATCCCGCGCAACGTCCTCACCATCTGCCTGGGAAAAAGCACCTATGCCCGCTGCGGCATCATCGTCAACGTCACCCCCTTCGAGCCGGAGTGGGAAGGCTTCGTAACACTGGAGATCTCGAACACCACGCCGCTGCCCGCCAAGATCTACGCCAACGAGGGTCTCGCCCAGGTGCTCTTCTTCGAAGCCGATGAAGAATGCCGCGTCTCGTATGCGGACAAGAAGGGCAAGTACCAGAAGCAGCAAAGTATCGTCCTGCCAAAGCTGTAG
- a CDS encoding CapA family protein yields MRLTHTSLQRSLLLLLAASLLLAGCNLPTGVAPTSGGAAPSMTPFQPDFSPDPTAEPDPLWYLAPGLPEAFVAELALPDGALVTEDAAAADYSITVGGEGAPLAQWVYALVAPFPTIAEEVSSADLQAAWAGRSAGPFAGEPLLLSQSTLAAFSAAWGEPAAGAVQVLPATELLDAAWARQPSWALVPFEELAPRWKVLAVDGQAPIWKSFDIAGYALTLPITISSAAELVTAPPSNREADKLTTVLLTGVTALVRATAWEMERKGITYPAEDVGDVMREADIAHISNEVPFAENCPPPDPSQRTLVFCSDAAYIELLDELGTDVVELTGDHFNDWTRAAMEYTLEQYRQRGWPYYGGGIDLNEAMQPLRMENNGNRIAFIGCNGKGGGYASATDSYPGTWACNYDYMESTIRQLVDEGYIVIATFQHNEVYQYKPSDTLVRDFGRVAAAGASIVSGSQAHQPHGVEFYNPGSLITYGLGNMFFDQIIFGYDTSHGMMVRHVIYDNQYISAELLPFVFVDYAKPRWLSAEERAEFLNIIFNNSLWGPRPAEDGS; encoded by the coding sequence ATGCGCCTTACCCACACATCTTTGCAACGCAGCCTGTTGCTTCTGTTGGCCGCCAGCCTGCTGCTGGCGGGCTGCAACCTGCCCACTGGGGTTGCGCCGACTTCAGGCGGCGCAGCCCCCAGCATGACTCCCTTCCAGCCAGACTTTTCGCCAGACCCCACCGCTGAGCCTGACCCGCTGTGGTATCTGGCCCCCGGGCTGCCCGAAGCCTTTGTCGCGGAGCTGGCTCTGCCTGACGGTGCTCTGGTTACTGAGGATGCGGCCGCCGCGGACTACAGCATTACCGTAGGCGGGGAGGGCGCGCCGCTGGCGCAGTGGGTCTATGCGTTGGTCGCTCCGTTCCCCACCATTGCCGAAGAAGTCTCCTCCGCAGACCTGCAGGCCGCATGGGCTGGCCGCAGCGCCGGCCCGTTCGCCGGCGAGCCGCTGCTGCTGAGCCAGAGCACCTTGGCCGCGTTCAGCGCCGCCTGGGGCGAGCCGGCCGCCGGCGCGGTGCAAGTATTGCCCGCTACCGAGCTGCTCGACGCGGCCTGGGCCAGGCAGCCCAGCTGGGCGCTGGTGCCCTTTGAGGAGTTGGCGCCGCGCTGGAAGGTGCTGGCCGTGGACGGCCAGGCGCCGATATGGAAAAGCTTCGACATCGCCGGTTACGCCCTTACCCTGCCCATCACCATCAGCAGCGCCGCCGAGCTGGTGACCGCGCCCCCCAGCAACCGCGAGGCCGATAAGCTCACCACGGTGCTGCTGACCGGCGTGACCGCCCTGGTGCGCGCCACTGCGTGGGAGATGGAGCGCAAGGGCATCACCTACCCGGCCGAGGACGTCGGCGATGTGATGCGTGAAGCTGACATTGCCCATATCAGCAACGAGGTGCCGTTCGCCGAGAATTGCCCGCCGCCTGACCCCAGCCAGCGCACGCTGGTCTTCTGCAGTGATGCCGCCTATATCGAGCTGCTGGATGAGCTCGGCACCGATGTGGTCGAGCTGACCGGTGACCACTTCAACGATTGGACCCGCGCCGCTATGGAATACACGCTGGAGCAATACCGTCAGCGCGGCTGGCCCTATTACGGTGGCGGTATTGACCTCAATGAAGCCATGCAACCCCTGCGCATGGAAAACAACGGCAACCGCATCGCCTTCATCGGCTGCAACGGCAAGGGCGGCGGCTACGCCTCGGCCACCGACAGCTATCCCGGCACCTGGGCCTGCAATTACGACTACATGGAAAGCACCATTCGCCAGCTGGTAGATGAGGGCTATATCGTCATCGCCACCTTCCAGCACAACGAGGTCTACCAGTACAAGCCCTCCGATACGCTGGTGCGCGATTTTGGCCGCGTGGCCGCCGCCGGCGCCAGCATCGTCAGCGGCAGCCAGGCCCACCAGCCGCATGGCGTAGAGTTTTACAACCCTGGCTCGTTAATTACCTACGGCCTGGGCAACATGTTCTTCGACCAGATCATTTTTGGCTACGACACATCCCACGGCATGATGGTGCGCCACGTGATATACGATAATCAGTACATCAGCGCCGAGCTGCTGCCCTTTGTTTTCGTGGACTATGCTAAGCCGCGCTGGCTCAGCGCAGAAGAGCGCGCTGAGTTCCTGAACATCATCTTCAACAATAGTCTGTGGGGGCCGCGGCCGGCTGAAGATGGTTCGTAA
- a CDS encoding threonine synthase — MKIPLLERYRALIDLPAHTRSISLYEGDTPLIPVPRLAQQLGGGFDLYVKYEGLNPTGSFKDRGMTAAVGEAAGRGVQTVICASTGNTAASAAAYAARAGLRAFVLIPQGKVAAGKLAGALAYGARVLQIKGSFDDALSLVVEASQRTPVALVNSLNPHRLQGQKTAAFEIIEELGRAPDWLCLPVGNAGNITSYWMGFTQYHTLHNSGLPALLGVQAAGAAPLVLGHAVEQPDTVATAIRIGKPARGEQALAAAQESGGCIVAASDDAILAMQRQLAGEGIWVEPASAAGLAGLAAEVAAGRLDLRGKTVVAVCTGHGLKDADIVASQFTAPRPVVANLEALVRELGQA; from the coding sequence ATGAAAATCCCGCTGCTGGAGCGCTACCGTGCGCTCATCGACCTGCCGGCGCACACTCGCAGCATCAGCCTGTATGAAGGCGATACGCCGCTCATTCCCGTGCCGCGCCTGGCCCAGCAGCTGGGCGGCGGCTTTGATCTATATGTGAAATACGAAGGACTCAACCCCACCGGCTCGTTCAAAGACCGCGGCATGACCGCCGCCGTGGGCGAGGCGGCCGGCCGCGGCGTGCAGACCGTCATCTGCGCCTCCACCGGCAACACTGCCGCCAGCGCCGCGGCCTACGCCGCCCGCGCCGGCCTGCGTGCCTTTGTGCTCATTCCGCAGGGCAAGGTGGCGGCTGGCAAGCTGGCCGGCGCGCTGGCTTACGGGGCGCGCGTATTGCAGATCAAAGGCTCGTTTGACGACGCGCTGAGCTTGGTGGTCGAAGCCAGCCAGCGCACGCCGGTAGCGCTGGTGAACTCGCTCAACCCGCACCGCTTGCAAGGGCAGAAGACCGCCGCGTTCGAGATCATCGAAGAGCTTGGCCGCGCTCCGGACTGGCTGTGTTTGCCGGTTGGCAACGCCGGCAACATCACCTCGTACTGGATGGGCTTCACGCAGTATCACACCCTGCACAACAGCGGCTTGCCCGCCCTGCTGGGCGTCCAAGCCGCCGGCGCTGCCCCGCTGGTGCTCGGCCACGCCGTCGAGCAGCCCGATACGGTGGCTACCGCCATCCGCATCGGCAAACCGGCCCGCGGCGAGCAGGCGCTGGCCGCCGCTCAGGAGTCCGGCGGGTGCATCGTCGCCGCCAGCGACGATGCCATTCTGGCCATGCAGCGCCAGCTGGCGGGCGAGGGCATCTGGGTCGAACCGGCTTCCGCGGCCGGTTTGGCCGGCCTGGCCGCCGAAGTGGCGGCTGGCCGCCTGGACCTGCGCGGCAAGACTGTCGTGGCGGTCTGCACAGGCCACGGCCTGAAGGATGCCGATATCGTTGCCAGCCAATTCACGGCGCCGCGCCCAGTGGTCGCCAACTTGGAAGCCTTGGTGCGCGAATTGGGCCAGGCATGA
- a CDS encoding DUF554 domain-containing protein: protein MLGTIINIVTVLIGGTLGLFFGARFPERMSQTIVAGLGLFTLSIGARLSLESENVILVLVSLLVGGVLGELLALEDRLENFGAWLQQRFAANAEGGSAMFVRGFLTASLVFCIGPMAILGSIQDGLSGNYELLAIKAVLDGFASIVFASTLGIGVLFSALVVLFYQGGISLLAQQAQTLLSDAMITEMSAVGGILLLGVAVSSLLEIKKIRVGNFLPALLIAPLIVAIMTALGLSTAP, encoded by the coding sequence ATGCTCGGAACGATTATCAATATTGTCACGGTGCTCATCGGCGGCACGCTGGGCCTGTTCTTTGGGGCGCGCTTTCCGGAGCGAATGAGCCAGACCATCGTAGCCGGCCTGGGCCTGTTCACGCTCTCGATCGGGGCGCGCCTCTCGCTGGAGAGCGAAAATGTGATCCTGGTGCTGGTCAGCCTGCTGGTGGGCGGCGTGTTGGGCGAGCTGCTGGCGCTGGAAGACCGCCTGGAGAATTTTGGCGCCTGGCTGCAGCAACGCTTCGCCGCCAACGCCGAGGGCGGCAGCGCCATGTTCGTGCGCGGCTTCCTTACCGCTTCGCTGGTGTTTTGCATCGGGCCGATGGCGATCCTCGGCTCCATTCAAGACGGCCTGTCAGGCAATTACGAGCTGCTGGCGATCAAAGCCGTGCTGGATGGCTTCGCCAGTATTGTGTTCGCTTCCACATTGGGGATCGGCGTGCTGTTCTCCGCCCTGGTCGTCCTTTTCTACCAGGGCGGCATCAGCCTGCTGGCCCAGCAGGCGCAAACCCTGCTTTCAGACGCGATGATCACCGAGATGAGCGCGGTGGGCGGCATCCTGCTGCTGGGCGTGGCGGTCAGCAGCCTGCTGGAGATCAAGAAGATCCGCGTGGGCAACTTTCTGCCTGCCCTGCTGATCGCCCCGCTGATCGTGGCGATCATGACCGCGCTGGGCCTGAGCACAGCTCCATGA
- the thrB gene encoding homoserine kinase, with amino-acid sequence MKVRVSAPASTANIGPAFDCLALALDLWNEAEFELGGQGLHIHVEGEGAERLPRHERNLVYRAVARVYEEVSQPAPTHIRIRCHNNIPLGSGLGSSAAASLAGLLGANALLGNPLKPELVMRLGAELEGHADNLAAALYGGLVLVKHTEWRTTAQALECAAWQAVYVLPAQRLSTRAARAALPKKVSLADAVFNMGNALAVREALRTGSLPALAEAMQDRLHQPYRLPLLPGAADALAAAQRAGAAAGLSGAGPGLIAFVEPGREQVVLAAMLAALQAHQLAARHFLLRSSTQGAQVSAA; translated from the coding sequence ATGAAAGTCCGCGTAAGCGCCCCCGCCAGCACCGCCAACATCGGCCCGGCCTTCGATTGCCTGGCGCTGGCGTTGGACCTGTGGAACGAGGCCGAGTTCGAACTGGGCGGGCAGGGCTTGCATATCCATGTGGAAGGCGAGGGCGCCGAGCGCCTGCCGCGCCACGAGCGCAACCTCGTCTACCGCGCCGTGGCGCGTGTATATGAAGAAGTGAGCCAGCCCGCACCGACGCACATTCGCATCCGCTGCCACAACAACATCCCGCTCGGTTCCGGCCTCGGCTCCAGCGCCGCCGCCAGCCTGGCGGGGCTGCTGGGCGCCAATGCCCTGCTGGGCAACCCGCTCAAGCCAGAATTAGTAATGCGTCTCGGCGCCGAGCTGGAGGGCCACGCCGACAACCTGGCCGCCGCCCTGTACGGCGGCCTGGTGCTGGTCAAGCACACCGAGTGGCGCACCACCGCGCAAGCGCTGGAGTGCGCTGCGTGGCAGGCCGTGTACGTGTTGCCGGCCCAGCGCCTCAGCACTCGCGCCGCCCGCGCCGCGCTGCCCAAGAAGGTCAGCCTGGCTGACGCCGTGTTCAACATGGGTAACGCCCTGGCCGTGCGCGAGGCGCTGCGCACTGGCAGCTTGCCCGCCCTGGCCGAGGCCATGCAGGACCGCTTACACCAGCCGTACCGCTTGCCACTGCTGCCCGGCGCAGCGGATGCACTCGCCGCTGCCCAGCGGGCGGGAGCCGCCGCTGGGCTCTCCGGCGCCGGGCCGGGGCTTATCGCCTTCGTCGAACCCGGCCGTGAGCAGGTCGTGCTGGCGGCCATGCTGGCCGCCTTGCAGGCGCACCAGCTGGCTGCGCGGCACTTTTTGCTGCGCAGCAGCACGCAAGGGGCGCAGGTCAGCGCGGCGTAG
- a CDS encoding GNAT family N-acetyltransferase → MAPAVFSLRSATEEDRSRLANLLHFETYVHRHLDWRRPLDWLGHSPFLIAENGGRLAAALACPQDPPGLAWIRLFAAMTRVDINAAWNTLWTQARQELAQAGAEQAAAIPLNDWFVQLLTSSGFAHIQNVVVLDWAVGQAILPSNPQLQIRPMQAEDLPAVYEVDKAAFMPLWQNPLAALQHAYQQAGFATVVEHEARIVAYQISTHSAQGLHLARLATHPGMQGRGLAAALATDLQRYAQIRKEARLSVNTQDNNMPSLALYKKLGFEFTSERFPVYQYMFGASD, encoded by the coding sequence ATGGCTCCCGCCGTCTTTTCCCTTCGTTCTGCAACTGAAGAAGATCGCAGCCGGTTAGCCAACCTGCTGCATTTTGAGACATATGTACACCGCCATCTGGATTGGCGGCGTCCTCTCGATTGGCTCGGCCATTCCCCTTTTTTGATCGCCGAGAACGGCGGCCGCCTGGCCGCCGCCCTGGCCTGCCCACAAGACCCTCCCGGGCTGGCCTGGATCCGCCTGTTTGCCGCCATGACCCGGGTGGACATTAACGCCGCCTGGAACACACTGTGGACGCAAGCGCGCCAGGAACTGGCGCAAGCCGGCGCCGAGCAGGCCGCAGCCATCCCGCTCAATGATTGGTTCGTGCAGCTTCTGACAAGCTCGGGATTTGCGCACATCCAGAACGTGGTCGTGCTGGATTGGGCCGTGGGCCAGGCAATCCTGCCTTCCAACCCGCAGCTGCAGATCCGTCCCATGCAGGCGGAGGACTTGCCCGCGGTCTATGAAGTGGACAAGGCCGCCTTCATGCCCCTGTGGCAGAACCCACTCGCCGCCCTGCAGCACGCCTACCAGCAGGCCGGCTTTGCCACCGTGGTGGAGCATGAAGCCCGCATCGTTGCCTACCAGATCAGCACACACAGCGCCCAGGGCTTGCACCTGGCGCGCCTGGCTACGCACCCGGGCATGCAGGGGCGCGGGCTGGCAGCGGCCCTGGCCACCGATCTGCAGCGCTACGCCCAAATCCGCAAGGAAGCCCGCTTGAGCGTCAACACACAAGATAACAATATGCCGTCACTGGCTTTGTACAAGAAGCTGGGTTTCGAATTTACCTCGGAGCGCTTTCCGGTGTACCAGTACATGTTTGGCGCATCAGATTAA
- the ftcD gene encoding glutamate formimidoyltransferase, whose product MTQIIECVPNFSEGRRPEVVEQILAAIRSVDGIVLLDQSSDADHNRSVITFVGNAAAVEEAAYLGIAKAAELIDMDQHSGEHPRMGATDVVPFIPIAGASMEDCVQIANRLGKRVGELGIPVYLYEDAATKESRRNLEDVRRGQYEGIREAIQTKKSRKPDYGPARLGRAGATAIGARAPLIAYNVYLNTGDVRVAQEVGKAVRHSSGGLRFVKGAGFLVDGKAQVSMNLTNFRKTPLARVMDMIRYEAARYGAQIERSELVGLIPQEALDDAAAWYLQLHDFDRQQILERRIQSTSQPAESSFLDAVASAEPAPGGGSAAAHAGALAAALVAMVARLTIGKKKYSAVQGEMNSLLEQAESLRKEFTVAVEQDAAAFHAVMAAMKLPKEPEAKAAERSAAIEAATLEATRLPLTVAVMAVRALQLARQAAELGNTNALSDAGTAAALAKASLQGAALNVRINAAALPGNAQADAYLQELHSLQAQAAELEAQAQQHVAARGGF is encoded by the coding sequence ATGACCCAAATCATCGAATGCGTCCCCAATTTCTCTGAAGGCCGCCGCCCTGAAGTCGTCGAGCAGATCCTCGCAGCCATCCGCTCGGTGGATGGCATCGTATTGCTTGATCAAAGCTCCGACGCCGACCATAACCGCAGTGTCATCACCTTCGTCGGCAACGCCGCCGCGGTGGAGGAAGCCGCCTATCTGGGCATCGCAAAGGCGGCCGAGCTGATCGATATGGATCAGCATTCCGGTGAACACCCGCGCATGGGTGCCACCGATGTGGTGCCGTTCATCCCTATCGCCGGCGCCAGCATGGAAGACTGCGTGCAGATCGCCAACCGCCTCGGCAAGCGCGTCGGCGAGTTGGGCATCCCCGTCTATTTATATGAAGATGCCGCCACCAAAGAGAGCCGCCGCAACCTGGAAGACGTGCGCCGCGGCCAATACGAAGGCATCCGTGAAGCCATCCAGACCAAAAAGTCGCGCAAGCCAGACTATGGCCCCGCCAGGCTCGGCCGCGCTGGCGCCACCGCCATCGGGGCGCGGGCGCCGCTGATCGCCTACAACGTCTATTTGAACACCGGCGATGTGCGTGTGGCGCAGGAGGTGGGCAAGGCCGTGCGCCACTCCTCCGGCGGGCTGCGCTTTGTGAAGGGCGCCGGCTTCCTGGTGGATGGTAAGGCGCAGGTCTCGATGAACCTGACCAACTTCCGCAAGACGCCCCTGGCGCGCGTGATGGACATGATCCGCTACGAGGCCGCCCGCTACGGCGCCCAGATCGAGCGTAGCGAGCTGGTCGGCCTGATCCCGCAGGAAGCGTTGGATGACGCCGCCGCCTGGTACCTACAACTGCACGACTTTGACCGCCAGCAAATTCTGGAACGCCGCATCCAGAGCACCTCCCAACCGGCCGAAAGTTCCTTCCTGGATGCGGTCGCCTCTGCCGAACCGGCCCCTGGCGGCGGCTCAGCGGCTGCCCACGCCGGCGCGCTGGCGGCCGCCCTCGTGGCCATGGTGGCGCGCCTTACCATCGGCAAGAAGAAATACTCCGCGGTGCAGGGCGAGATGAACAGCCTGCTCGAGCAGGCTGAGAGTTTGCGTAAAGAATTCACCGTGGCGGTGGAGCAAGACGCGGCCGCCTTTCACGCCGTGATGGCCGCCATGAAGCTGCCCAAAGAGCCGGAGGCCAAGGCCGCCGAGCGCAGCGCGGCCATTGAAGCCGCCACGCTTGAGGCTACTCGCCTGCCGCTCACTGTGGCTGTCATGGCGGTGCGCGCCCTGCAGCTTGCGCGGCAAGCCGCCGAGCTTGGCAATACCAACGCCCTCAGCGACGCCGGCACTGCCGCCGCGCTGGCCAAGGCCAGTTTGCAGGGCGCCGCGCTCAATGTGCGCATCAATGCCGCGGCGCTGCCAGGCAACGCCCAGGCCGACGCCTATTTGCAAGAGCTGCACAGTTTGCAAGCGCAGGCGGCAGAATTGGAAGCCCAGGCCCAGCAGCATGTTGCCGCCCGCGGCGGTTTTTAG
- the tsf gene encoding translation elongation factor Ts yields MEITTELIKELRQATGAGILDCRAALEEAKGDFDKAVDVLRQKGLSKAAKRADREVLNGAVELYSHGDGRVGVMVEVNCETDFVARSEAFRNLAHEIALQIAASSPQWLTEEEVDPAAIEREKQVALNTAKEAGKPEASWDKIAEGRVQKFLDENVLLRQGYIRDDSKTIKDMISEGVVATGENIVVRRFARWELGGK; encoded by the coding sequence ATGGAAATCACGACTGAACTGATCAAAGAGCTGCGTCAGGCCACCGGTGCTGGCATCCTGGATTGCCGCGCCGCCCTCGAAGAAGCCAAGGGTGACTTCGACAAAGCGGTGGATGTCCTGCGCCAGAAGGGCCTCTCCAAGGCCGCCAAGCGTGCCGACCGCGAAGTGCTCAACGGCGCGGTCGAGCTCTACTCCCACGGCGATGGCCGCGTAGGCGTCATGGTGGAAGTCAACTGCGAGACGGACTTCGTTGCCCGCTCGGAGGCCTTCCGCAACCTGGCCCACGAGATCGCCCTGCAAATTGCCGCCAGCAGCCCGCAATGGCTCACTGAGGAAGAAGTCGATCCGGCCGCCATCGAGCGCGAGAAGCAGGTGGCCCTCAACACCGCCAAGGAAGCCGGCAAACCCGAAGCCTCCTGGGACAAGATCGCCGAAGGCCGCGTTCAGAAGTTTCTGGATGAGAACGTGCTGCTGCGCCAGGGTTACATCCGTGACGACAGCAAGACCATCAAAGACATGATCAGCGAAGGCGTCGTCGCCACCGGCGAGAACATCGTCGTGCGCCGTTTCGCCCGCTGGGAGCTGGGCGGCAAGTGA